A DNA window from Pyrus communis chromosome 3, drPyrComm1.1, whole genome shotgun sequence contains the following coding sequences:
- the LOC137728722 gene encoding small ribosomal subunit protein uS9-like translates to MSTLAIESVQCFGRKKTAVAVTYCKRGCGLIKINGCPIELVESEILRFKAYEPILLLGRQRFAGVDMRIRVKGGGHTSQIYAIRQSIAKALVAFYQKYVDEQSKKEIKDILVRYDRTLLVADPRRCEPKKFGGRGARARFQKSYR, encoded by the coding sequence ATGTCGACTCTCGCAATCGAGTCAGTGCAGTGTTTTGGCCGCAAGAAGACCGCTGTCGCCGTCACATACTGCAAGCGCGGCTGTGGCCTCATTAAGATCAACGGCTGCCCAATCGAGCTCGTCGAGTCCGAGATCCTCCGCTTCAAGGCCTACGAACCCATTCTACTCCTCGGACGACAGCGCTTCGCCGGTGTCGACATGCGCATCCGCGTCAAGGGAGGCGGTCACACCTCCCAGATCTACGCCATCCGCCAGAGCATCGCCAAAGCTCTCGTCGCTTTTTACCAGAAATATGTGGATGAGCAGAGCAAGAAGGAGATTAAGGACATTCTGGTCAGGTATGACAGGACACTCCTTGTTGCTGATCCGAGGCGCTGCGAGCCCAAGAAATTCGGTGGTCGTGGTGCTCGTGCTAGATTCCAGAAGTCTTACCGTTGA
- the LOC137728721 gene encoding caffeoyl-CoA O-methyltransferase-like translates to MAANGEEQQTQAGRHQEVGHKSLLQSDALYQYILETSVYPREPESMKELREVTAKHPWNIMTTSADEGQFLNMLLKLINAKNTMEIGVYTGYSLLATALAIPDDGKILAMDINKENYELGLPIIEKAGVAHKIDFREGPALPMLDLLIEDKKNHGSYDFIFVDADKDNYINYHKRLIDLVKVGGLIGYDNTLWNGSVVAPPDAPLRKYVRYYRDFVLELNKALAADPRIEICMLPVGDGITLCRRIK, encoded by the exons ATGGCCGCCAATGGAGAGGAGCAGCAAACTCAGGCAGGAAGGCACCAAGAGGTTGGCCACAAGAGCCTTCTCCAAAGTGATGCTCTTTATCAG TATATACTGGAGACAAGTGTGTACCCAAGGGAGCCTGAATCCATGAAGGAGCTCAGAGAAGTGACTGCAAAGCATCCATG GAATATCATGACCACATCAGCTGACGAAGGCCAATTCTTGAACATGCTTCTCAAGTTGATCAATGCCAAAAACACCATGGAGATTGGAGTCTACACTGGCTACTCCCTCCTTGCCACTGCCCTTGCCATTCCTGATGATGGAAAG ATCTTGGCCATGGACatcaacaaagaaaattatgaattgGGTCTTCCGATAATCGAAAAGGCTGGTGTTGCCCACAAGATCGACTTTAGAGAAGGCCCCGCCCTCCCAATGCTCGACTTATTGATCGAAGAT AAGAAGAATCATGGGTCGTACGATTTCATATTCGTGGACGCAGACAAAGACAACTACATCAACTACCACAAGAGGCTGATTGATTTGGTCAAGGTTGGGGGTCTCATTGGCTACGACAACACCCTATGGAATGGGTCTGTGGTCGCGCCCCCTGATGCTCCACTCCGCAAGTACGTCAGGTACTACCGGGACTTCGTGCTCGAGCTCAACAAGGCACTCGCTGCTGACCCTAGGATCGAGATTTGCATGCTTCCTGTTGGTGATGGCATCACTCTCTGCCGTCGGATCAAATGA